In the Haloferula helveola genome, one interval contains:
- the rpsG gene encoding 30S ribosomal protein S7, with the protein MSRRKRVFHKPDRRDSRYDSALVGHLISKVMRDGKRSLAERIVYAAIDKANEGVDTVDPLEVVTRAIENAKPRVEVKSRRVGGATYQVPLEVAADRSESLALRWIVGYARGRKGTPMHVALANEIKDAANNQGSSVRKRDDVHKMAQANRAFAHFRW; encoded by the coding sequence ATGTCCCGCCGCAAGCGAGTCTTCCACAAGCCCGATCGTCGCGATTCCCGCTACGACAGCGCCCTCGTCGGTCACCTCATTTCGAAGGTGATGCGTGACGGCAAGCGTTCCCTTGCGGAGCGCATTGTCTATGCCGCCATCGACAAGGCCAACGAAGGTGTCGACACCGTCGACCCCCTCGAAGTCGTCACCCGCGCGATCGAGAACGCCAAGCCGCGCGTCGAGGTCAAGAGCCGCCGTGTCGGTGGCGCGACCTACCAGGTGCCGCTTGAAGTTGCCGCCGACCGTTCCGAGTCCCTCGCTCTGCGCTGGATCGTCGGTTACGCCCGCGGCCGCAAGGGTACCCCGATGCACGTCGCCCTCGCCAACGAGATCAAGGACGCCGCCAACAACCAGGGCAGCTCCGTCCGCAAGCGCGACGATGTCCACAAGATGGCCCAGGCCAACCGCGCCTTCGCCCACTTCCGCTGGTAA
- the rplW gene encoding 50S ribosomal protein L23: MKDLYQVIKNVRVSEKATMLNELNNEVVLEVDRRANKLEIKRAVESLLGKKVVAVRTLNQAGKSKRERRADAGRTAHWKKAIVRLKEGENLDLV; this comes from the coding sequence ATGAAAGACCTTTATCAAGTCATCAAGAACGTCCGCGTCTCGGAAAAGGCCACGATGCTCAACGAGCTCAACAACGAGGTTGTCCTCGAAGTTGATCGCCGTGCGAACAAGCTCGAGATCAAGCGCGCCGTGGAATCGCTCCTCGGCAAGAAAGTCGTAGCTGTCCGCACCCTGAACCAAGCCGGCAAGTCCAAGCGTGAGCGTCGGGCCGATGCCGGACGCACCGCCCACTGGAAGAAGGCCATCGTCCGCCTCAAGGAGGGCGAAAACCTCGACCTCGTCTGA
- the rplP gene encoding 50S ribosomal protein L16 produces MPLMPKRTKFRKSHRGSRAGNAQRGTSVAFGDFGLQCLGRGWMSNRQIEACRIAINRYLKRKGKVWIRIFPHKSITSRPPETRMGKGKGAVDAWVAVVRPGTMLFEVSGVSESQAREAMRLASYKLGVPTRFVVRNQHS; encoded by the coding sequence ATGCCTTTGATGCCCAAACGCACGAAGTTCCGGAAGTCGCACCGCGGCAGCCGCGCCGGTAACGCGCAGCGCGGAACTTCCGTCGCCTTCGGTGATTTCGGACTCCAGTGCCTCGGTCGCGGCTGGATGAGCAACCGCCAGATCGAAGCCTGCCGTATCGCCATCAACCGTTACCTGAAGCGGAAGGGAAAAGTGTGGATTCGTATCTTCCCGCACAAGTCGATCACCTCCCGCCCGCCGGAAACCCGGATGGGTAAGGGTAAGGGTGCCGTCGACGCTTGGGTCGCCGTGGTCCGCCCCGGCACCATGCTTTTCGAAGTTTCCGGTGTCTCGGAATCCCAAGCCCGCGAGGCGATGCGCCTTGCTTCCTACAAGCTCGGCGTCCCGACCCGCTTCGTCGTCCGCAACCAGCATTCCTGA
- the rplV gene encoding 50S ribosomal protein L22 codes for MEVKSTTKFVRLSPKKARDVAREIQGLPVSAALDILAFTPKKAAFLINKTLKTAIADAENNFALDVDNLYIKEAVIGAGPTFKRFKPRARGSAGGILKRTSHIFITLAETPEAEEKPKRVHVSKKVEA; via the coding sequence ATGGAAGTCAAGAGCACCACCAAGTTCGTCCGCCTCTCGCCGAAGAAGGCACGCGACGTTGCCCGTGAGATTCAAGGTCTCCCGGTGTCCGCCGCGCTCGACATCCTCGCCTTCACCCCGAAGAAGGCGGCCTTCCTTATCAACAAGACCCTCAAGACCGCCATCGCGGACGCCGAGAACAACTTCGCGCTCGATGTCGACAACCTTTACATCAAGGAAGCTGTGATCGGCGCCGGTCCCACCTTCAAGCGCTTCAAGCCACGTGCCCGCGGTTCCGCCGGCGGCATCCTCAAGCGCACCAGCCACATTTTCATCACCCTTGCCGAAACGCCCGAGGCCGAAGAGAAGCCGAAGCGCGTTCACGTTTCCAAGAAGGTCGAAGCCTGA
- the rplC gene encoding 50S ribosomal protein L3 — MSLGLLGKKLGMTRLFDEESQSMIPVTVVEVGGNTILQTKTVESDGYTAVQVGFDDQKEQRSNKPLVGHFKKHGSDPKYLVQEFRLADGEEIPEEHPGAELFSAGQWVDVIGTTKGRGFQGAVRRYGFGGLKQTHGSMMHRRTGAVGAGSTPGRIWKNQQMPGHMGTDRRTVQSLKVVAVRPEDNVILISGSVPGHKGAYVTVRPAVKKPATA; from the coding sequence ATGTCTCTCGGACTTCTCGGAAAAAAACTGGGCATGACTCGTCTCTTCGACGAGGAGAGCCAGTCCATGATTCCCGTGACCGTTGTCGAGGTCGGCGGAAATACGATCCTGCAGACCAAGACCGTCGAATCCGACGGTTACACCGCCGTGCAGGTCGGTTTCGACGACCAGAAGGAACAACGGTCCAACAAGCCTCTTGTCGGTCACTTCAAGAAGCACGGTTCCGACCCCAAGTATCTCGTTCAGGAATTCCGCCTCGCCGACGGTGAGGAGATTCCCGAAGAGCACCCGGGTGCGGAACTGTTCTCGGCCGGCCAGTGGGTCGACGTGATCGGCACCACCAAAGGTCGCGGATTCCAAGGTGCGGTGCGCCGCTACGGATTCGGAGGTCTCAAGCAGACCCACGGTTCGATGATGCACCGCCGGACCGGTGCCGTCGGCGCCGGCTCGACTCCGGGCCGCATTTGGAAGAACCAGCAGATGCCCGGTCACATGGGCACCGACCGCCGCACAGTGCAGAGCCTGAAGGTCGTCGCCGTGCGTCCTGAGGACAACGTGATCCTCATCTCGGGCTCCGTGCCTGGCCACAAGGGCGCCTACGTGACCGTCCGCCCCGCCGTCAAGAAGCCCGCCACCGCCTGA
- the rpsQ gene encoding 30S ribosomal protein S17, which produces MSETQQDSRPHLSKTRVGIVVSDKMNKTLVVEHVARVPHPAFNKIVKKSKKYYVHDENGEAKIGDKVRIVETKPISKTKCWKLEEVISH; this is translated from the coding sequence ATGAGCGAGACCCAGCAGGACAGCCGTCCCCATCTCAGCAAGACCCGCGTCGGCATCGTCGTGTCCGACAAGATGAACAAGACCCTCGTGGTCGAGCACGTCGCGCGCGTTCCGCACCCGGCCTTCAACAAGATCGTCAAGAAGTCGAAGAAGTACTACGTCCACGACGAGAACGGTGAAGCCAAGATCGGCGACAAGGTCCGGATCGTGGAGACCAAGCCGATTTCCAAGACCAAGTGCTGGAAGCTCGAGGAGGTCATCTCCCACTGA
- the rpsJ gene encoding 30S ribosomal protein S10 encodes MENQKIRIRLRAFDHRAIDRSALEIVETAKRTGAKVAGPIPLPTRIEKFSVNRSVHVNKKSAEQFEIRTHKRVLDIVDPTARTVDELKKLNLPAGVDIAIRI; translated from the coding sequence ATGGAAAACCAGAAGATCCGCATCCGCCTCCGGGCATTCGACCACCGTGCGATCGACCGCTCCGCCCTGGAGATCGTCGAGACCGCCAAACGCACCGGTGCCAAGGTGGCCGGCCCGATTCCGCTGCCGACCCGTATCGAGAAGTTCAGCGTCAACCGCTCGGTTCACGTCAACAAGAAGTCGGCCGAACAGTTCGAGATCCGCACCCACAAGCGCGTCCTCGATATCGTTGATCCGACCGCCCGCACGGTGGACGAGCTGAAGAAGCTCAACCTGCCCGCCGGTGTCGACATCGCCATCCGCATCTGA
- the rpsL gene encoding 30S ribosomal protein S12, with amino-acid sequence MPTINQLVRKGRHVPVEKSKSPAMANCPQRRGVCLQVMTRTPKKPNSALRKVAKVRLTNGYEVIAYIGGEGHNLQEHSIVLVRGGRVKDLPGVRYHIVRGALDTLGVDKRRQGRSKYGAKRPKGDK; translated from the coding sequence ATGCCGACCATCAACCAGCTTGTCCGCAAGGGACGTCACGTGCCGGTCGAGAAATCGAAGTCGCCGGCCATGGCCAACTGCCCGCAGCGTCGTGGCGTTTGCCTCCAGGTGATGACCCGCACGCCGAAGAAGCCGAACTCGGCTCTCCGCAAAGTCGCCAAGGTCCGCCTGACCAACGGTTACGAAGTCATCGCCTACATCGGGGGTGAGGGCCACAATCTCCAGGAACACTCCATCGTCCTGGTCCGTGGCGGCCGGGTGAAGGACCTTCCGGGTGTCCGCTACCACATCGTCCGTGGAGCGCTCGATACTCTCGGCGTCGACAAGCGTCGCCAGGGCCGTTCGAAGTACGGCGCCAAGCGTCCGAAGGGCGACAAGTAA
- the rplD gene encoding 50S ribosomal protein L4, translating to MSAKVFTADDAKAANITLAEEGKGSQAVHDLVVAYRANRRTGSANTKTRGEVRGNNKKIYRQKGTGNARHGDKRAPIFVGGGTVFGPRPRDYSKKVTKSTRRLALRRVLADVIAEGNLKVLPSFAVSEPKTKAFVAAVSAEADPKKVLIVAKSFDDNTYLAARNVQWAQLVTADSVNVEELLHANTVLLVEDALETLAARTA from the coding sequence ATGTCCGCGAAAGTATTCACTGCTGACGACGCCAAGGCCGCCAACATCACGCTGGCGGAGGAGGGCAAGGGCTCCCAGGCCGTGCACGATCTCGTCGTCGCCTACCGCGCCAACCGCCGCACCGGTTCCGCCAACACCAAGACCCGTGGCGAGGTGCGCGGCAACAACAAGAAGATTTACCGCCAGAAGGGCACGGGCAACGCCCGTCACGGCGACAAGCGCGCCCCGATCTTTGTCGGTGGTGGCACGGTCTTCGGACCCCGTCCCCGCGACTACTCGAAGAAGGTCACCAAGTCGACCCGCCGCCTCGCCTTGCGCCGCGTGCTGGCCGATGTGATCGCCGAAGGCAACCTCAAGGTGCTCCCGTCCTTCGCTGTCTCCGAGCCGAAGACCAAGGCGTTCGTCGCAGCGGTCAGCGCCGAGGCGGATCCGAAGAAGGTCCTCATCGTCGCCAAGAGCTTCGATGACAACACCTACCTTGCTGCCCGCAACGTCCAATGGGCGCAGTTGGTGACCGCCGACAGCGTCAACGTCGAGGAGCTGCTCCACGCTAACACGGTGCTCCTCGTCGAGGACGCTCTGGAAACCCTCGCGGCACGCACCGCCTAA
- the rplX gene encoding 50S ribosomal protein L24 codes for MKTHVKKGDEVEVIAGNHKGKRGTVMLVNASKEQVIVEGVRKIKKAVRRSEQNPDGGILEEDGPIHISNVKKLG; via the coding sequence ATGAAGACACACGTCAAGAAAGGCGACGAAGTCGAAGTGATCGCCGGCAACCACAAGGGCAAGCGCGGCACCGTGATGCTCGTCAATGCCTCCAAGGAACAGGTCATCGTCGAAGGCGTCCGCAAGATCAAGAAGGCCGTCCGCCGCTCCGAACAGAATCCCGACGGCGGGATTCTCGAGGAAGACGGTCCCATCCATATTTCCAATGTGAAAAAACTGGGCTGA
- the rpmC gene encoding 50S ribosomal protein L29: protein MASTKTNEFAELTVPELEAKLRDLKEEAFNLRLQQATGQLENSARIRIVRRDTARVMTYLKARLKQA, encoded by the coding sequence ATGGCATCGACCAAGACCAACGAATTTGCCGAGCTGACCGTGCCCGAACTCGAGGCCAAGCTCCGCGACCTCAAGGAGGAGGCGTTCAACCTCCGCCTCCAACAGGCCACCGGGCAACTCGAGAACTCGGCCCGGATCCGCATCGTGCGCCGCGACACCGCGCGCGTCATGACCTACCTCAAGGCCCGCCTGAAGCAGGCCTGA
- the rplB gene encoding 50S ribosomal protein L2: protein MPLKEFKPLTPPQRYKVLPAFEEITKKSPEKSLLTPLKKSGGRNNTGRITTRHIGGGHKRHYRLVDFKRRKHDVPAKVLGIEYDPNRTCRIALIQYEDGQKSYILAPVGLQVGATVLSGEKAAPKPGNALPLSEVPLGTAIHNIELTPGNGGKVARAAGQQAILSNRDGEWALVKMPSGEIRRFNARCYCTVGQVGNRDHMNEVSGKAGRTRWQGTRPTVRGMCMNPVDHPNGGGEGKSKSGGGRQHLLSPWGHAKGEKTRKPKKPTNTFIVERRKKKKR from the coding sequence ATGCCTCTCAAAGAGTTCAAACCCCTGACCCCGCCGCAGCGCTACAAGGTGCTGCCCGCCTTCGAGGAAATCACCAAGAAGAGCCCGGAGAAGTCCCTGCTTACCCCTCTCAAGAAGAGTGGCGGCCGGAACAATACCGGACGCATCACCACCCGTCACATCGGTGGAGGTCACAAGCGTCACTACCGCCTCGTCGACTTCAAGCGTCGCAAGCACGACGTGCCGGCCAAGGTCCTCGGCATCGAGTATGACCCGAACCGCACCTGCCGCATCGCCCTGATCCAGTACGAGGACGGCCAGAAGAGCTACATCCTCGCACCGGTCGGACTGCAGGTCGGAGCGACCGTGCTTTCCGGTGAGAAGGCCGCGCCGAAGCCGGGCAACGCCCTGCCGCTTAGCGAGGTGCCGCTCGGAACCGCGATCCACAACATCGAGCTCACTCCGGGCAATGGTGGCAAGGTCGCCCGCGCCGCAGGCCAGCAAGCCATCCTTTCCAACCGCGATGGCGAATGGGCCCTCGTGAAGATGCCTTCCGGCGAGATCCGCCGCTTCAACGCCCGGTGCTACTGCACCGTCGGCCAGGTCGGCAACCGCGATCACATGAACGAGGTTTCGGGTAAGGCCGGCCGCACCCGCTGGCAGGGCACCCGTCCGACCGTCCGTGGCATGTGCATGAACCCCGTCGACCACCCGAACGGTGGTGGTGAGGGCAAGTCCAAGTCCGGTGGTGGCCGCCAGCACCTTCTCAGCCCGTGGGGTCACGCCAAGGGCGAGAAGACCCGCAAGCCGAAAAAGCCGACCAACACCTTCATCGTCGAGCGCCGCAAAAAGAAGAAGCGCTAA
- the rplE gene encoding 50S ribosomal protein L5, whose translation MSTPLLQKHYKEKVVPALTEKLGYANPHQVPRVEKVVVTTCMGNAPDRKVAVDDAVLEIAKITGQRPSITYSKKAVANFKLRAGEPLGARVTLRGERMWEFLFRFINVTSPNIRDFRGITSKSFDGQGNYAIGFADQSIFPEIELDQIKRQIGFDIIIVTSAKTDDEGRTLLSELGMPFRENKPAEEGAAA comes from the coding sequence ATGAGCACACCGCTACTACAGAAACACTACAAGGAGAAGGTTGTGCCGGCTCTCACCGAGAAGCTCGGCTACGCCAATCCGCACCAGGTGCCCCGCGTCGAGAAGGTCGTGGTGACCACCTGCATGGGCAACGCCCCCGACCGCAAGGTCGCGGTGGACGATGCCGTCCTCGAGATCGCCAAGATCACCGGCCAACGCCCGTCGATCACCTACTCGAAGAAGGCCGTCGCGAACTTCAAGTTGCGCGCCGGTGAACCCCTCGGTGCCCGCGTCACCCTCCGTGGCGAGCGCATGTGGGAGTTCCTGTTCCGCTTCATCAACGTGACCTCGCCGAACATCCGTGACTTCCGGGGGATCACCTCGAAAAGCTTCGACGGCCAGGGCAACTACGCCATCGGCTTCGCCGACCAGTCGATCTTCCCGGAGATCGAACTCGACCAGATCAAGCGCCAGATCGGTTTCGACATCATCATCGTGACCTCGGCCAAGACCGACGACGAGGGACGCACGCTGCTCAGCGAACTGGGTATGCCGTTCCGCGAAAACAAGCCCGCCGAGGAGGGAGCGGCCGCCTGA
- the rpsH gene encoding 30S ribosomal protein S8 — translation MAVVSDPISDFLTRFKNCCRAGNEEFSAPYSRIKADIAKILQEEGYIWNYEVVTTDGFPEIKVKARYVDGRPVLTDLKRVSKPGRRVYAGADDIPRVLNGLGIAVVSTSKGVMSGATAKRSRLGGEILAKVW, via the coding sequence ATGGCTGTTGTTTCAGATCCCATTTCCGATTTCCTGACCCGCTTCAAGAACTGCTGCCGGGCCGGTAACGAGGAATTCTCCGCACCCTACTCCCGAATCAAGGCGGACATCGCCAAGATCCTCCAGGAGGAAGGCTACATTTGGAATTACGAGGTCGTCACGACCGACGGGTTCCCCGAAATCAAGGTCAAGGCCCGCTACGTCGACGGCCGCCCCGTGCTTACCGACCTCAAGCGGGTCTCGAAGCCGGGTCGCCGCGTCTATGCCGGTGCCGATGACATCCCGCGCGTCCTCAACGGTCTCGGCATCGCTGTCGTTTCGACCTCGAAGGGCGTGATGTCCGGAGCCACCGCCAAGCGTTCGCGCCTGGGTGGCGAGATCCTCGCCAAGGTCTGGTAA
- the fusA gene encoding elongation factor G, whose product MTATANHPDRPFPLERTRNIGIAAHIDAGKTTLTERILFYTGMIHKIGEVHDGAATTDWMEQERERGITITSAAVTAEWWQRGEEGIVKSFEEEKQRINIIDTPGHVDFTAEVERSLRVLDGAIVVFCGVAGVQPQTETVWRQATKYKVPRLVFVNKMDRVGADFESVVEEVKDKLGANAVRILIPIGSEEDLRGQIDVVNQKAILYVDDATFGSTYEIKDLDGDLKATAELAYSELVETVAGVDDALAEKFLMEEPISREDLKLAIRRATIANKLVPVAGGSAFKNKGVQYLLDAVIDYLPSPLEIPSAVGMNPDDEEEHITVPTDDNGKFCSLAFKLWADKFVGKLVFFRVYSGVVRKGDTVYNPRTRKSERVGRLIRIQSDQHTDIDACYAGDIAAMVGVKNVQTGDTLAATGYDVVLEPPTFPEPVISMAVEPKTKADQEKLANALVRLSEEDPTFTVKTDEETGQTIISGMGELHLEIIVDRLRREFKVEANTGAPQIAYRETITGEADGEGKLVKQSGGRGQYGHVRLHMRPNEKGKGLTIENKIVGGEIPKDFHNACFKGIGDAMTNGIVAGYPVVDVHVDLLGGSFHEVDSNENAFTMAAIFAMRDGFKKASPILLEPIMGVEVSTPDDYQGDVMGDLSRRRGQIGEMESKGNVAVIHASVPLKEMFGYSTAVRTLSSGRASYSMTPSHFEQVPPNIVEEIINER is encoded by the coding sequence ATGACCGCGACCGCCAACCATCCAGATCGACCGTTTCCGCTCGAGCGGACTCGGAACATCGGGATTGCGGCGCACATCGACGCCGGAAAAACGACGCTTACCGAGCGCATTCTCTTCTACACGGGGATGATCCACAAGATCGGCGAGGTGCACGACGGTGCCGCCACGACCGACTGGATGGAACAGGAGCGCGAACGCGGCATCACGATCACCTCCGCCGCCGTTACCGCCGAATGGTGGCAGCGCGGGGAAGAGGGGATCGTGAAGTCCTTCGAGGAGGAGAAACAGCGGATCAACATCATCGACACTCCCGGACACGTCGACTTCACGGCCGAGGTCGAGCGTTCGCTCCGGGTTCTTGACGGCGCCATCGTCGTCTTCTGCGGGGTGGCCGGAGTCCAGCCGCAGACCGAGACCGTCTGGCGCCAGGCGACGAAATACAAGGTTCCGCGCCTCGTCTTCGTCAACAAGATGGATCGCGTCGGCGCCGACTTCGAGTCGGTCGTCGAAGAGGTGAAGGACAAGCTCGGCGCCAACGCCGTGCGCATCCTCATCCCGATCGGTTCGGAAGAGGATCTCCGCGGCCAGATCGACGTGGTCAACCAGAAGGCCATCCTCTACGTTGACGACGCCACCTTCGGTTCGACCTACGAGATCAAGGATCTCGATGGTGACCTGAAGGCGACCGCGGAGCTCGCCTACTCCGAACTCGTCGAGACCGTGGCCGGTGTCGACGATGCCCTCGCCGAGAAGTTCCTGATGGAGGAGCCGATCAGCCGCGAGGATCTCAAGCTCGCCATCCGCCGTGCAACCATCGCCAACAAGCTGGTGCCGGTTGCAGGGGGTTCCGCCTTCAAGAACAAGGGCGTTCAGTATCTTCTCGATGCGGTCATCGACTATCTTCCGAGCCCGCTCGAGATTCCCTCCGCGGTCGGCATGAACCCCGACGACGAGGAAGAACACATCACCGTTCCGACCGACGACAACGGCAAGTTCTGCTCGCTGGCATTCAAGCTCTGGGCAGACAAGTTCGTCGGCAAACTCGTTTTCTTCCGCGTCTACTCCGGCGTCGTCCGCAAGGGTGATACCGTATATAACCCGCGGACCCGCAAGTCGGAGCGCGTCGGTCGTCTGATCCGCATCCAGTCCGACCAGCACACCGATATCGACGCCTGCTATGCCGGCGACATCGCGGCCATGGTCGGCGTCAAGAACGTCCAGACCGGCGATACGCTCGCCGCCACCGGATACGACGTCGTCCTCGAGCCCCCGACCTTCCCGGAACCGGTCATTTCGATGGCCGTCGAGCCGAAGACCAAGGCCGATCAGGAGAAGCTCGCCAACGCGCTGGTCCGCCTCTCCGAAGAGGATCCCACTTTCACCGTCAAGACCGACGAGGAGACCGGCCAGACCATCATTTCCGGGATGGGCGAGCTCCACCTCGAGATCATCGTCGACCGCCTCCGTCGCGAGTTCAAGGTCGAGGCCAACACCGGCGCCCCGCAGATCGCCTACCGCGAGACCATCACCGGTGAGGCCGATGGCGAAGGCAAGCTCGTCAAGCAGTCAGGTGGCCGCGGCCAGTATGGCCATGTCCGCCTCCACATGCGCCCGAACGAGAAGGGCAAGGGCCTCACGATCGAGAACAAGATCGTCGGCGGCGAGATTCCGAAGGATTTCCACAACGCCTGCTTCAAGGGAATCGGCGACGCGATGACCAACGGCATCGTCGCCGGCTACCCGGTGGTCGATGTCCACGTCGACCTCCTCGGTGGCTCGTTCCACGAGGTCGACTCCAACGAGAACGCTTTCACGATGGCCGCCATCTTCGCGATGCGCGACGGTTTCAAAAAGGCCTCACCCATCCTCCTCGAGCCGATCATGGGTGTCGAGGTCTCGACCCCGGACGACTACCAGGGCGACGTGATGGGCGACCTCAGCCGCCGCCGCGGCCAGATCGGCGAGATGGAGTCGAAAGGCAACGTCGCCGTCATTCACGCATCGGTTCCGCTCAAGGAAATGTTCGGCTACTCGACCGCCGTTCGGACGCTTTCCTCGGGCCGTGCCTCCTACTCGATGACCCCGTCGCACTTCGAGCAAGTGCCGCCGAACATCGTCGAAGAAATCATCAACGAACGCTGA
- the rplN gene encoding 50S ribosomal protein L14 has protein sequence MIQMESLVSVADNTGARTAKMIGVLGKRSRSADVGDIITAHIRDSIPTASIKKGSVVKAVVVRTAAPIRRSDGSILRFDNNAIVVIDKDNNPRGTRIFGPVARELREKQFMKIVSLAPEVL, from the coding sequence ATGATCCAAATGGAATCCCTCGTCTCGGTCGCCGACAACACCGGCGCCCGTACCGCCAAGATGATTGGCGTCCTCGGCAAGCGCTCGCGCAGTGCCGACGTCGGCGACATCATCACCGCCCACATCCGCGATTCGATCCCTACCGCCTCCATCAAGAAGGGATCCGTGGTCAAGGCCGTGGTCGTACGCACCGCCGCGCCGATCCGCCGTTCCGACGGTTCGATCCTGCGCTTTGACAACAACGCCATCGTCGTGATCGACAAGGACAACAACCCGCGCGGCACCCGGATCTTCGGACCCGTCGCCCGCGAGCTTCGCGAGAAGCAGTTCATGAAGATCGTTTCCCTCGCACCCGAGGTTCTCTGA
- the rpsS gene encoding 30S ribosomal protein S19, with amino-acid sequence MSRSLKKGPFVDQKLLVKIDAAVASNDKKPIKTWSRKSMITPDFVGLNFAVHNGKTFVPVYVTENMVGHKLGEFAPTRIFRAHGGIGKK; translated from the coding sequence ATGTCACGTTCCCTTAAGAAAGGCCCCTTCGTTGACCAGAAGCTTCTGGTCAAGATCGACGCGGCTGTCGCTTCGAACGACAAGAAGCCGATCAAGACCTGGAGCCGCAAGTCGATGATCACGCCCGACTTCGTCGGCCTGAACTTCGCCGTCCACAACGGCAAGACCTTCGTCCCGGTGTATGTCACCGAGAACATGGTCGGCCACAAGCTCGGTGAATTCGCCCCGACGCGGATCTTCCGCGCTCACGGCGGCATCGGCAAAAAGTAA
- the rpsC gene encoding 30S ribosomal protein S3: protein MGQKVNPIGFRLAVSKDWRSKWYASGKDYAEKLHEDLKIRKYIKDRLQFAALSKVVIERAWASVRVTLHTSRPGLIIGRKGSEIERMTKDLQKLCSDGNVKIDIVEIRKPELDAQLVAEQVAVQLERRISFRRAMKRAVQTTMDFGADGIRIRCAGRLGGADIARAEWYREGKVPLQTLRVPLDYGFAEARTVYGVIGVKCWVNKKEDADKGPSPQGDRRPPRRPRNNAPAPAAPQA from the coding sequence ATGGGCCAGAAAGTCAATCCCATCGGATTCCGCCTCGCCGTCAGCAAGGACTGGCGCTCCAAGTGGTATGCCTCCGGCAAGGACTACGCCGAGAAGCTCCACGAGGACCTCAAGATCCGCAAATACATCAAGGACCGCCTGCAGTTCGCCGCCCTCTCGAAGGTCGTCATCGAGCGCGCCTGGGCGAGTGTCCGCGTCACCCTGCACACCTCTCGTCCCGGCCTGATCATCGGCCGCAAGGGTTCGGAGATCGAGCGGATGACCAAGGATCTCCAGAAGCTTTGCTCGGATGGCAACGTCAAGATCGACATCGTTGAGATCCGCAAGCCGGAACTCGATGCCCAGCTTGTCGCCGAACAGGTCGCCGTGCAACTCGAGCGCCGGATCTCGTTCCGCCGTGCGATGAAGCGCGCCGTCCAGACCACCATGGACTTCGGTGCCGACGGCATCCGGATCCGCTGCGCCGGCCGCCTCGGCGGTGCCGACATCGCCCGTGCCGAATGGTATCGCGAGGGCAAGGTGCCGCTTCAGACGCTGCGCGTGCCGCTCGACTACGGTTTCGCCGAAGCCCGCACCGTTTACGGTGTGATCGGCGTGAAGTGCTGGGTGAACAAGAAGGAGGACGCCGACAAGGGTCCGTCGCCGCAAGGTGACCGCCGCCCGCCGCGCCGTCCGCGCAACAACGCCCCGGCACCTGCCGCCCCTCAAGCCTGA